A part of bacterium genomic DNA contains:
- a CDS encoding ribosome maturation factor RimP codes for MPKLEDEIGKFVSRYGFDLVDFQVSSVSPRGRSYRVFLDKLDTTKITIDDCVSVSLPLKMFLASLGVFDDNSKLEVSSPGLDRVLKRDKDLSRFTGSNIRVSFKDNGKKKTVVGKLDSFDAERINLAFDGGTGISAIGIARSDVIEVRLVADV; via the coding sequence TTGCCTAAACTGGAAGATGAGATCGGGAAGTTCGTATCAAGGTATGGATTTGACCTTGTGGACTTCCAGGTCAGCTCGGTTAGCCCGCGAGGGAGGTCATACCGCGTTTTTTTGGACAAGCTTGACACCACGAAAATAACTATTGACGATTGCGTGTCCGTGTCTTTGCCGCTGAAGATGTTTCTTGCTTCGCTCGGAGTGTTCGACGACAATTCCAAATTGGAAGTGTCAAGTCCCGGATTGGATCGTGTTTTGAAGCGTGACAAGGATCTTTCCAGATTCACGGGCTCCAACATTCGAGTCAGCTTCAAGGACAACGGAAAAAAGAAAACCGTCGTGGGCAAGCTCGATTCATTCGATGCGGAGCGCATCAACCTGGCGTTTGACGGCGGGACAGGAATTTCCGCGATTGGAATTGCGAGATCGGATGTAATCGAAGTAAGGCTGGTGGCCGATGTATGA
- a CDS encoding YbjN domain-containing protein — MTEERKAGLLSKERDERIHRMIESFFEEKKWRYEMLENCVWRTSLGTNLKRFDILVYKASDNVLFINLLFLKLPERCPSVVFRELLEANNRNLQAFFSVDPEDDFVYVLASVFIDGLTYEQFNFALDDVCVVADREFPRIVKLLYELGDSGPKPGGGEGGGLLDEDIAEILIEEGGGALAVPRKLSNFRNDAGFA, encoded by the coding sequence ATGACGGAGGAAAGAAAAGCTGGACTTCTCTCGAAGGAAAGGGACGAGCGCATCCACCGGATGATCGAATCCTTCTTCGAAGAGAAGAAATGGCGCTACGAAATGCTCGAGAATTGCGTTTGGCGAACCTCTCTCGGAACAAATCTGAAGCGCTTCGATATTCTTGTGTATAAGGCCAGCGATAATGTTCTTTTCATTAACCTGCTTTTCCTGAAATTGCCCGAGAGGTGTCCTTCGGTCGTTTTCAGGGAGCTGCTGGAAGCGAACAACAGAAACTTGCAGGCCTTTTTTTCGGTGGATCCCGAGGACGATTTTGTTTATGTGCTAGCCTCGGTTTTCATCGACGGTCTCACTTACGAGCAGTTCAACTTTGCGCTGGACGATGTTTGCGTCGTAGCCGACCGCGAGTTTCCGCGGATAGTAAAGCTGTTGTACGAGCTTGGTGATTCCGGACCGAAGCCCGGCGGCGGTGAAGGCGGAGGACTGCTTGACGAGGACATCGCGGAAATCCTGATCGAAGAGGGCGGCGGCGCGCTTGCAGTTCCTCGCAAGCTTTCCAACTTCAGAAACGACGCGGGCTTCGCTTGA
- the rpsT gene encoding 30S ribosomal protein S20, whose protein sequence is MANTKSAKKHIEINRRNRLRNQHYKTRMKNVLKSARAAIVNAEVSDDDAKSALRSAQSTLLSTASRGVIHKNTASRKISRLVQLFRRARVEKTEQLVEAAKPGPVEAAAIAPETLDRPVDAGAEAPAADTAGAGSDSSASVTEPEQA, encoded by the coding sequence CAACCGGCGCAACCGGTTGAGGAATCAGCACTACAAAACGAGGATGAAAAACGTCCTCAAAAGCGCGCGCGCCGCTATTGTAAATGCGGAAGTAAGCGACGACGATGCGAAGTCAGCCCTGCGCAGCGCGCAAAGCACGCTGCTTTCGACAGCATCTAGAGGCGTTATCCACAAGAACACCGCCTCCCGAAAGATTTCGCGCCTTGTTCAATTGTTCCGTCGCGCTCGCGTGGAAAAAACCGAGCAACTCGTCGAAGCGGCGAAGCCCGGTCCGGTTGAAGCGGCTGCAATAGCTCCGGAGACGTTGGACCGGCCGGTTGACGCCGGCGCCGAGGCTCCTGCTGCGGACACCGCCGGTGCCGGCAGCGACTCGTCGGCATCGGTTACCGAACCGGAACAAGCTTAA